In Macaca nemestrina isolate mMacNem1 chromosome 9, mMacNem.hap1, whole genome shotgun sequence, a single genomic region encodes these proteins:
- the LOC105466147 gene encoding large ribosomal subunit protein uL24-like, translated as MQFNPFVTSYRSKNRKRHFNAPSHIRRKIMSSPLSKELRHEYNVPSMPIRKDDEFQLVRRHYKGQQIGNVVQVYRKKYVIYTEWVQRGKANGTTVHVGIHPSKVVITRLKLDKDRKKILERKAKSLQVGKEKGKYKGKTIEKMQE; from the coding sequence ATGCAGTTTAATCCCTTTGTGACTTCCTACCGAAGCAAGAATCGCAAAAGGCATTTCAATGCACCTTCCCACATTCGCAGGAAGATTATGTCTTCCCCTCTTTCCAAAGAGCTGAGACACGAGTACAACGTGCCATCCATGCCCATCCGAAAGGATGATGAATTTCAGCTTGTACGCAGACACTATAAAGGTCAGCAAATTGGCAACGTAGTCCAGGTTTACAGGAAGAAATATGTTATCTACACTGAATGGGTGCAGCGGGGAAAGGCTAATGGCACAACAGTCCACGTAGGCATTCACCCCAGCAAGGTGGTTATCACTAGGCTAAAACTGGACAAAGACCGCAAAAAGATCCTTGAACGGAAAGCCAAATCTCTCCAAGTAGGAAAGGAAAAGGGCAAATACAAGGGAAAAACAATTGAGAAGATGCAGGAATAA